One Astatotilapia calliptera chromosome 1, fAstCal1.2, whole genome shotgun sequence DNA segment encodes these proteins:
- the ccnb2 gene encoding G2/mitotic-specific cyclin-B2 isoform X2 gives MSVEVRAVLLTAENRQKPGKAAAAAGPRRAALGEITNFNAAVTVTKRTGQTKVSAKPSCVQVAKPADVRPVHAATEPLPLVLEESATDVSMKEETELCLAFSEALLAVQDVDEEDADQPQLCSEYVKDIYKYLHNLELQQTVRANYMQGYEITDGMRALLIDWLVQVHSRFQLLQETLYLTVAILDRFLQVQPVSRRKLQLVGVTAMLVACKYEEMYAPEVGDFAYITDNAFTKSQILEMEQQILKGLKFQLGRPLPLHFLRRASKVANSDGERHTLAKYLMELTLLDYNMVHYRPSEVAAASLCLSQLLLDGLPWSPTQQHYSTYGEAHLKPIMQHIAKNVVLVNEGKTKFQAVRKKYSSSKLLKISLIPQLKSSIVKNMAAAVL, from the exons ATGTCTGTGGAAGTTCGTGCTGTG CTCCTAACCGCAGAGAACCGGCAGAAACCGGGGAAAGCCGCCGCAGCAGCGGGTCCGAGGAGAGCAGCTCTCGGAGAGATTACCAACTTTAACGCAGCAGTGACTGTCACAAAG AGAACAGGACAGACAAAAGTGTCAGCCAAGCCATCTTGTGTCCAAGTGGCTAAACCTGCCGATGTTCGACCAGTCCATGCAGCTACAGAGCCTCTTCCTTTGGTTTTGGAGGAATCTGCAACTGATGTGTCCATGAAGGAGGAGACTGAGTTGTGCCTGGCTTTCTCTGAGGCACTGCTTGCGGTGCAGGACGTGGATGAGGAGGATGCAGACCAGCCACAGCTCTGTTCAGAATATGTGAAGGATATCTACAAGTATCTGCACAACCTGGAG TTGCAGCAGACAGTACGAGCAAACTACATGCAGGGCTACGAAATCACTGATGGTATGCGAGCGCTTCTCATCGACTGGCTGGTCCAGGTTCACTCCAGGTTCCAGCTGCTGCAGGAGACTCTGTACCTCACAGTTGCCATTCTGGACCGCTTTCTTCAG GTCCAGCCAGTGTCTCGCAGGAAGCTGCAACTTGTCGGTGTGACTGCCATGCTGGTGGCCTGCAAGTATGAGGAGATGTATGCCCCAGAGGTTGGCGACTTTGCCTACATAACCGACAACGCCTTTACAAAATCTCAGATTCTCGAGATGGAGCAGCAGATTCTGAAGGGCCTGAAATTTCAGCTGGGGCGTCCTCTCCCACTGCACTTTCTCAGACGGGCATCTAAGGTGGCAAAT TCTGATGGGGAGAGACACACGCTGGCCAAGTACCTGATGGAGCTGACCCTGCTCGACTACAATATGGTGCACTACAGGCCCTCTGAGGTCGCTGCTGCTTCCCTCTGCCTCTCCCAGCTGCTGCTGGACGGCCTACCCTGG TCTCCCACACAGCAGCACTACTCTACCTATGGCGAGGCCCACCTGAAGCCCATCATGCAGCACATTGCCAAAAATGTTGTGCTGGTAAATGAAGGGAAAACGAAGTTCCAG GCTGTGAGGAAAAAGTACTCGAGCAGCAAGCTTCTCAAGATCAGCCTCATTCCTCAGCTCAAATCTTCAATTGTcaagaacatggcagcagctgTACTCTGA
- the cars1 gene encoding cysteine--tRNA ligase, cytoplasmic isoform X1 gives MSASGDPAFEYGFLLQISEEAALTVALNDYLTSRSYLAGFSPTQVDQKAFKLLHRPPDPQHVHALRWYRHIAALQQDLNPESSIKGKRVQPPWSPPAGTDVPQLRLYNSLTRAKELFVPQKGNKVTWYCCGPTVYDASHMGHARSYISFDILRRILRDYFKYDVIYCMNITDIDDKIIKRARQNYLLDQYKEKQPQAAQILQDVLSARTPFQAQLASTTDPDKKQMLERLDSAVTASLQPLQAAMESKAADEVIRPLAHVLLENSKDLLADWLDKQFGSHVTENSIFSLLPKYWEEDYHKDMKALNVLPPDVLTRVSEYVPEIVEFVRKIVSNGYGYESNGSVYFDTLKFDSSPQHSYAKLVPEAVGDQKALQEGEGDLSISAERLSEKKSPNDFALWKASKPGEPSWGSPWGKGRPGWHIECSAMAGSILGESMDIHGGGFDLRFPHHDNELAQSEAFFENDYWVQYFLHTGHLTISGCKMSKSLKNFITIKDALAKNTARQLRLAFLMHSWKDTLDYSSNTMESAVQYEKFMNEFFLNVKDILRAPTDITGQFEKWETAEVELNNSFCDRKSAVHEALCDNVDTRTAMEEMRTLVSQSNGYIASKKSVKLRPNRMLMESIAAYLTNMLKIFGAVEGSDPIGFPMGGQSQSVDLESAVMPYLTVLSDFRERVRKIAREQKVTELLQLCDVVRDDMLPELGVRLEDHEGLPTVVKLVDKETLLKEREEKKRMEEEKKMKKLEAAKKKQEQEMAKLAKMKIPASEMFRSETDKYSKFDETGFPTHDVEGKELSKGQAKKLRKLYETQEKLHNEYLQMNQNGN, from the exons ATGTCGGCTTCGGGTGATCCGG CCTTTGAGTATGGCTTCTTGCTACAGATAAGTGAGGAGGCTGCACTGACAGTGGCCCTGAATGACTACCTAACCTCACGCAGCTACCTGGCTGGGTTCAGCCCCACCCAGGTCGACCAGAAAGCCTTTAAGCTCCTCCACAGACCCCCAGATCCACAACATGTCCACGCTCTGCGCTGGTACAGACACATAGCAGCCCTGCAACAGGACCTCAACCCAGAAAGCAGCA tcaAAGGAAAGCGTGTCCAGCCTCCTTGGTCTCCACCAGCAGGAACAGATGTTCCTCAGCTGCGACTCTACAACAGCCTGACAAGAGCAAAG GAGCTGTTTGTTCCTCAGAAAGGGAATAAAGTAACATGGTACTGCTGTGGTCCTACAGTGTACGATGCCTCCCACATGGGACATGCCAG ATCCTACATATCCTTTGATATTCTGCGAAGGATACTGAGGGACTACTTCAAGTATGATGTGATCTACTGCATGAACATTACAGACATAGATGACAAA ATCATTAAAAGAGCCCGGCAGAATTACCTTCTGGACCAGTACAAAGAGAAACAGCCACAAGCGGCTCAAATACTGCAGGATGTGCTCAGCGCCAGAACG CCGTTTCAGGCCCAGCTGGCTTCCACCACAGACCCGGACAAGAAGCAGATGCTGGAAAGGCTGGACAGTGCAGTTACAGCCAGTCTGCAACCGCTGCAAGCAGCAATGGAGAGCAAAGCCGCAGATGAAGTCATACGACCTCTGGCACAC GTGTTGTTGGAGAATTCCAAGGACTTGCTGGCAGACTGGTTGGACAAACAATTCGGAAGTCACGTCACAGAGAATTCCATCTTCTCCCTTCTCCCTAAATACTGGGAAGAAGACTATCACAAAGATATGAAAGCACTCAAT GTTCTTCCCCCTGATGTCCTTACTCGAGTCAGTGAATACGTGCCTGAGATCGTGGAGTTTGTGAGGAAAATAGTTTCAAATGGTTATGG GTACGAGTCAAACGGTTCAGTATACTTTGACACCTTGAAGTTTGATTCCAGTCCGCAGCACTCGTACGCTAAACTGGTGCCGGAGGCGGTCGGCGATCAGAAAGCTTTACAAGAGGGAGAAG GAGATCTGAGCATTTCTGCAGAGAGACTAAGTGAGAAAAAGTCACCGAATGACTTTGCATTGTGGAAAGCCTCCAAGCCTGGAGAACCATCATGGGGCTCTCCATGGGGGAAG GGAAGACCCGGGTGGCACATTGAATGTTCAGCCATGGCTGGCTCTATCTTGGGCGAGTCGATGGACATCCACGGGGGAGGGTTTGATCTGCGATTCCCTCATCATGACAACGAGCTGGCTCAGTCAGAG GCGTTCTTTGAGAACGATTACTGGGTCCAGTACTTTCTGCACACTGGGCACCTGACAATCTCAGGCTGCAAGATGTCAAAGTCTCTGAAGAATTTCATCACGATCAAGGACGCCTTGGCGAAGAACACAG CACGTCAGCTCCGTCTGGCTTTCTTGATGCATTCCTGGAAGGACACTCTGGACTATTCTTCTAACACGATGGAGTCAGCCGTCCAGTACGAGAAGTTTATGAAT GAGTTCTTCCTGAATGTGAAAGACATCCTGCGTGCGCCTACTGACATCACTGGTCAGTTTGAGAAGTGGGAGACGGCAGAGGTGGAGCTCAACAACAG TTTCTGTGACAGGAAGTCTGCCGTCCACGAGGCTCTGTGTGACAACGTGGACACCCGCACTGCCATGGAGGAGATGAGAACGCTGGTCAGCCAAAGCAACGGTTACATTGCCAGCAAGAAGAGCGTCAAACTCAGGCCCAACCGCATGCTGATGGAAAGTATTGCTGCGTACCTCACCAACATGCTGAAG ATATTTGGTGCAGTTGAAGGATCGGACCCCATAGGTTTTCCCATGGGTGGACAGAGTCAGAGTGTTGAT CTGGAGAGCGCAGTGATGCCATACCTCACAGTGCTGTCAGATTTTAGAGAGCGCGTCCGCAAAATTGCTCGAGAGCAGAAAG TGacagagctgctgcagctctgcGATGTTGTCCGTGACGACATGTTGCCAGAGCTTGGAGTACGTCTGGAAGATCACGAAG GCCTGCCCACTGTGGTGAAGCTAGTGGACAAGGAGACATTactgaaggagagagaggagaagaagagg atggaagaagagaagaaaatgaagaagcTAGAGGCTGCTAAGAAGAAACAGGAGCAAGAG ATGGCGAAACTGGCCAAGATGAAGATCCCTGCAAGCGAAATGTTTCGCAGTGAAACAGACAAATACTCAAAATTCGATGAAACG GGTTTCCCCACTCATGACGTTGAAGGGAAGGAGCTCAGCAAAGGTCAAGCCAAGAAGCTCCGCAAGCTCTACGAGACCCAAGAAAAGTTACACAACGAGTATCTACAGATGAACCAAAATGGCAACTGA
- the ccnb2 gene encoding G2/mitotic-specific cyclin-B2 isoform X1, with translation MSVEVRAVQLLTAENRQKPGKAAAAAGPRRAALGEITNFNAAVTVTKRTGQTKVSAKPSCVQVAKPADVRPVHAATEPLPLVLEESATDVSMKEETELCLAFSEALLAVQDVDEEDADQPQLCSEYVKDIYKYLHNLELQQTVRANYMQGYEITDGMRALLIDWLVQVHSRFQLLQETLYLTVAILDRFLQVQPVSRRKLQLVGVTAMLVACKYEEMYAPEVGDFAYITDNAFTKSQILEMEQQILKGLKFQLGRPLPLHFLRRASKVANSDGERHTLAKYLMELTLLDYNMVHYRPSEVAAASLCLSQLLLDGLPWSPTQQHYSTYGEAHLKPIMQHIAKNVVLVNEGKTKFQAVRKKYSSSKLLKISLIPQLKSSIVKNMAAAVL, from the exons ATGTCTGTGGAAGTTCGTGCTGTG CAGCTCCTAACCGCAGAGAACCGGCAGAAACCGGGGAAAGCCGCCGCAGCAGCGGGTCCGAGGAGAGCAGCTCTCGGAGAGATTACCAACTTTAACGCAGCAGTGACTGTCACAAAG AGAACAGGACAGACAAAAGTGTCAGCCAAGCCATCTTGTGTCCAAGTGGCTAAACCTGCCGATGTTCGACCAGTCCATGCAGCTACAGAGCCTCTTCCTTTGGTTTTGGAGGAATCTGCAACTGATGTGTCCATGAAGGAGGAGACTGAGTTGTGCCTGGCTTTCTCTGAGGCACTGCTTGCGGTGCAGGACGTGGATGAGGAGGATGCAGACCAGCCACAGCTCTGTTCAGAATATGTGAAGGATATCTACAAGTATCTGCACAACCTGGAG TTGCAGCAGACAGTACGAGCAAACTACATGCAGGGCTACGAAATCACTGATGGTATGCGAGCGCTTCTCATCGACTGGCTGGTCCAGGTTCACTCCAGGTTCCAGCTGCTGCAGGAGACTCTGTACCTCACAGTTGCCATTCTGGACCGCTTTCTTCAG GTCCAGCCAGTGTCTCGCAGGAAGCTGCAACTTGTCGGTGTGACTGCCATGCTGGTGGCCTGCAAGTATGAGGAGATGTATGCCCCAGAGGTTGGCGACTTTGCCTACATAACCGACAACGCCTTTACAAAATCTCAGATTCTCGAGATGGAGCAGCAGATTCTGAAGGGCCTGAAATTTCAGCTGGGGCGTCCTCTCCCACTGCACTTTCTCAGACGGGCATCTAAGGTGGCAAAT TCTGATGGGGAGAGACACACGCTGGCCAAGTACCTGATGGAGCTGACCCTGCTCGACTACAATATGGTGCACTACAGGCCCTCTGAGGTCGCTGCTGCTTCCCTCTGCCTCTCCCAGCTGCTGCTGGACGGCCTACCCTGG TCTCCCACACAGCAGCACTACTCTACCTATGGCGAGGCCCACCTGAAGCCCATCATGCAGCACATTGCCAAAAATGTTGTGCTGGTAAATGAAGGGAAAACGAAGTTCCAG GCTGTGAGGAAAAAGTACTCGAGCAGCAAGCTTCTCAAGATCAGCCTCATTCCTCAGCTCAAATCTTCAATTGTcaagaacatggcagcagctgTACTCTGA
- the cars1 gene encoding cysteine--tRNA ligase, cytoplasmic isoform X2, producing MSASGDPVKGKRVQPPWSPPAGTDVPQLRLYNSLTRAKELFVPQKGNKVTWYCCGPTVYDASHMGHARSYISFDILRRILRDYFKYDVIYCMNITDIDDKIIKRARQNYLLDQYKEKQPQAAQILQDVLSARTPFQAQLASTTDPDKKQMLERLDSAVTASLQPLQAAMESKAADEVIRPLAHVLLENSKDLLADWLDKQFGSHVTENSIFSLLPKYWEEDYHKDMKALNVLPPDVLTRVSEYVPEIVEFVRKIVSNGYGYESNGSVYFDTLKFDSSPQHSYAKLVPEAVGDQKALQEGEGDLSISAERLSEKKSPNDFALWKASKPGEPSWGSPWGKGRPGWHIECSAMAGSILGESMDIHGGGFDLRFPHHDNELAQSEAFFENDYWVQYFLHTGHLTISGCKMSKSLKNFITIKDALAKNTARQLRLAFLMHSWKDTLDYSSNTMESAVQYEKFMNEFFLNVKDILRAPTDITGQFEKWETAEVELNNSFCDRKSAVHEALCDNVDTRTAMEEMRTLVSQSNGYIASKKSVKLRPNRMLMESIAAYLTNMLKIFGAVEGSDPIGFPMGGQSQSVDLESAVMPYLTVLSDFRERVRKIAREQKVTELLQLCDVVRDDMLPELGVRLEDHEGLPTVVKLVDKETLLKEREEKKRMEEEKKMKKLEAAKKKQEQEMAKLAKMKIPASEMFRSETDKYSKFDETGFPTHDVEGKELSKGQAKKLRKLYETQEKLHNEYLQMNQNGN from the exons ATGTCGGCTTCGGGTGATCCGG tcaAAGGAAAGCGTGTCCAGCCTCCTTGGTCTCCACCAGCAGGAACAGATGTTCCTCAGCTGCGACTCTACAACAGCCTGACAAGAGCAAAG GAGCTGTTTGTTCCTCAGAAAGGGAATAAAGTAACATGGTACTGCTGTGGTCCTACAGTGTACGATGCCTCCCACATGGGACATGCCAG ATCCTACATATCCTTTGATATTCTGCGAAGGATACTGAGGGACTACTTCAAGTATGATGTGATCTACTGCATGAACATTACAGACATAGATGACAAA ATCATTAAAAGAGCCCGGCAGAATTACCTTCTGGACCAGTACAAAGAGAAACAGCCACAAGCGGCTCAAATACTGCAGGATGTGCTCAGCGCCAGAACG CCGTTTCAGGCCCAGCTGGCTTCCACCACAGACCCGGACAAGAAGCAGATGCTGGAAAGGCTGGACAGTGCAGTTACAGCCAGTCTGCAACCGCTGCAAGCAGCAATGGAGAGCAAAGCCGCAGATGAAGTCATACGACCTCTGGCACAC GTGTTGTTGGAGAATTCCAAGGACTTGCTGGCAGACTGGTTGGACAAACAATTCGGAAGTCACGTCACAGAGAATTCCATCTTCTCCCTTCTCCCTAAATACTGGGAAGAAGACTATCACAAAGATATGAAAGCACTCAAT GTTCTTCCCCCTGATGTCCTTACTCGAGTCAGTGAATACGTGCCTGAGATCGTGGAGTTTGTGAGGAAAATAGTTTCAAATGGTTATGG GTACGAGTCAAACGGTTCAGTATACTTTGACACCTTGAAGTTTGATTCCAGTCCGCAGCACTCGTACGCTAAACTGGTGCCGGAGGCGGTCGGCGATCAGAAAGCTTTACAAGAGGGAGAAG GAGATCTGAGCATTTCTGCAGAGAGACTAAGTGAGAAAAAGTCACCGAATGACTTTGCATTGTGGAAAGCCTCCAAGCCTGGAGAACCATCATGGGGCTCTCCATGGGGGAAG GGAAGACCCGGGTGGCACATTGAATGTTCAGCCATGGCTGGCTCTATCTTGGGCGAGTCGATGGACATCCACGGGGGAGGGTTTGATCTGCGATTCCCTCATCATGACAACGAGCTGGCTCAGTCAGAG GCGTTCTTTGAGAACGATTACTGGGTCCAGTACTTTCTGCACACTGGGCACCTGACAATCTCAGGCTGCAAGATGTCAAAGTCTCTGAAGAATTTCATCACGATCAAGGACGCCTTGGCGAAGAACACAG CACGTCAGCTCCGTCTGGCTTTCTTGATGCATTCCTGGAAGGACACTCTGGACTATTCTTCTAACACGATGGAGTCAGCCGTCCAGTACGAGAAGTTTATGAAT GAGTTCTTCCTGAATGTGAAAGACATCCTGCGTGCGCCTACTGACATCACTGGTCAGTTTGAGAAGTGGGAGACGGCAGAGGTGGAGCTCAACAACAG TTTCTGTGACAGGAAGTCTGCCGTCCACGAGGCTCTGTGTGACAACGTGGACACCCGCACTGCCATGGAGGAGATGAGAACGCTGGTCAGCCAAAGCAACGGTTACATTGCCAGCAAGAAGAGCGTCAAACTCAGGCCCAACCGCATGCTGATGGAAAGTATTGCTGCGTACCTCACCAACATGCTGAAG ATATTTGGTGCAGTTGAAGGATCGGACCCCATAGGTTTTCCCATGGGTGGACAGAGTCAGAGTGTTGAT CTGGAGAGCGCAGTGATGCCATACCTCACAGTGCTGTCAGATTTTAGAGAGCGCGTCCGCAAAATTGCTCGAGAGCAGAAAG TGacagagctgctgcagctctgcGATGTTGTCCGTGACGACATGTTGCCAGAGCTTGGAGTACGTCTGGAAGATCACGAAG GCCTGCCCACTGTGGTGAAGCTAGTGGACAAGGAGACATTactgaaggagagagaggagaagaagagg atggaagaagagaagaaaatgaagaagcTAGAGGCTGCTAAGAAGAAACAGGAGCAAGAG ATGGCGAAACTGGCCAAGATGAAGATCCCTGCAAGCGAAATGTTTCGCAGTGAAACAGACAAATACTCAAAATTCGATGAAACG GGTTTCCCCACTCATGACGTTGAAGGGAAGGAGCTCAGCAAAGGTCAAGCCAAGAAGCTCCGCAAGCTCTACGAGACCCAAGAAAAGTTACACAACGAGTATCTACAGATGAACCAAAATGGCAACTGA